GTCTCAACTTTGGGTATTCCTTTTACAATGAATTTAAGAACTAAGGTGTGCTGATTTTTATGAGTCTGACATTAAACACATTCCCTACTTAGCATTCATAAAGGGAGaaataaacttatttatagaaaaaggatttaaaaaatatttcatgggCTTAGGTCCAATATAGCTTATCATCGTAATCGCAGgaggaataaataaattcatgtGAACAACAGTTGTGCTTaagtgaatgaatgaataaaataatgaatGCAGCAGGaccattttgttaaatttttgttgtttgttaaaaaattaaaaagaaaaaatcaaaacaaaaaattgtgtgAGTAAATTCAAACGAGCTGGGAATGCTCTCCTTCTCTTCCCTAGAATATAATTATTAGATCTCCTATCCAAGATTCCCCTATAAGATTCCcctaaaaaatagtaaagcagacctttaaaaatgtgtgtatCTACGGATCGTCTTTTATTTGAATGCATTTTTATAGCACACCTTTTAGTCAACACATCCCTACCTTTTAATCCTGAACTGCAGATCCGAATTCAGATGGAGTTCCTTATTCTCCGCTTCGGGTGGTAATTTCTCCTTTGCTGCATTATCTCCGATCTGATTGGGGGGCACTGGAGTCAATGGTTCCAAGGACGCCTCCCTGGGCAGATCCTTCTCCACTCGCCGCTTCTTCGCTTCCAGCAGGATGAGATCCACCAGTTGGTTGACCGAGTTGAGAACTTCGTTGTGGATAAGATCGTTCTGGTTCCTGATGGAGTCGTGGATAAGATATAGAGCCGCCAGATGGGGCTTAATTAGCTCCTCTTCGTCGTCGTAGGTCTGGGTTTCCGCCTCCTGCGAATCGATTTCCGTTAGGACAGCGACATTGGTACAGTGAAGCTCCGTTTGGGTGCTCAGAGAGGCGGTGTTAAGTTTGGTTTGAGATGCAGTGCTTTTGAAGCTAAAATGCGACTGGGTAAAACGACTTTGCATCGTCTGCTTCTCTGTTTGACTCCCCAGCGATTGCTGGCCGGGATTGAAGGTCTGCTGATCCCGGGAAATAAACTGGATCAGATCGGAGGTATCCACCTGGCTGCTGATCCACTCCTGGATCAACGTTTGACTGGCCGTGCTATCCAGTTCAATTTCTGTGCCCACTGCTGCACTGGCGAACTGCTGGATGGGATTCAGGGTTTGCTGTTCCCTGGAAATAATACAGATTAAATCCGAGGTATCCACCTGGCTGCTGGTCCACTCCTGGTGGGGCGTCTGACTGGCACTGCTCTCCAGTTGGAGAAACTCGGAACCCACTGCTATGGAGTTATGGGGAACCTTTTGGGTCTGGGTAAACCCATCCTCCCGGGTGATGAGACCACTTCCTCTATACCACATCCGTTGCAGAAAACGACGACGCTTTTGTAACCTTATATTAAAGGAGGATGTTCCTCGAACTCGCTTCACCTTGCGAATGATAAGCTTTCCCTTCTGCAGCTCGTAGTGAACCAGGTAACTAAGGTGATCACTTGATAAGAAGGTATCCTAACTACCTGATCCCAAAACTCACCTTACTTTCCCGCATTTGAATCGCTTGTGCCGACGTATGACACCTTTTGGACTCATAGACATGGACACCAATAGCAATTCCTTCAGATCGAAGCGCATTTTGAATCTTATTTCCTATGATAGATACCCCTCTTCAATAATTATACAACGTACAATTTTGAAATGAACCTTTTCTGTACAAAATTTTCCTAGCAGTGTGAGTTACTGAATAATAAATCCAGAATTATCCAAGGTGCTGCGATGTGATGTTTGCTGGctttttaccaaaattttcACACGAAACGAAACCCTTTTCGAAACTTGGTCTTCAAAGAGCCCACAACACGCAACCTCATGTTGTATATcctactatatatatatcttgtaTGGCTGCGGGCTCCTTTGTGCTGGCAATTcattaataattcaaaaatgcCGCATATGTTCAGCAGcaggacaacaaaaaataaaaaaggtataaataaaaaaaatgcattcacTTATTCTGCAATTTATCAATACCGAGTTAACATGAAAATGGCCACAAAAACCACAGCGCAGACACAGAGGACACAAAGGAGTAGGAGCTACCCGCCTGGGGTGTTTGTTTGGCTTGTATTGGCAGGGATTTTGGAATGGGAATTGGGATGGTACAGGAACGGTATAGGGGGAACTCCAGACTATACACCAAAAAAATCCGTAGCTTAACTTTTAATACTCgttgtaataaaattatacTACATGTTGTATACAAATGTGTTGTTAGTTGAATAATAGAATATAATCTTTAATCTGTACTCTGTACTCtgtagtatttatttaatactagATATTCTAAAGTTTACTTATTGTAGGTTAAAATCTATACCAAAAGTATCATTTTAATGCttccaaaacaattatttCAAGTCTTATCTTATTAAGATGTTTTTGAaactaaatagtttaaaaatgtggtatTAGTTGAatactaaatattataatagctGAACTCTAAAGTATTGATTTCatataacatatttaaaaagtttatttttagtagATTAAATTCTATAccaaaagtttaatttcaaTACTTCCGAAGGTATTGAATATAGTCTCATCTTATCAAGATATTTtctaaactaaataatttagaaTAATTGTAAGAATAGTTTACTTTctttgatcattttttttcggtgcatcagcagcaacagcagcaacagcagcatgTGGTGGCCAGTTGCTAAGTACGTGTTGATTTGGGCGCTTTCGATTGGGCTCCCATGGATTTGCAATCCACAAAATCGATTGGCCCCCATTCCCGTCCATCAGTTCTCCATGCTCAGTTCTCCATCTCCAGATCCTCTGCTCCTGACTGGCCTCTAATCCCGCCCGGGGGCACAGTTTCCCTGCCTGTCTTGCACTCGAAATTTATGCAGCTTCTTCGGCTTCTAaggttttttgttctttttttgcatgcattatgtttttttttcttttcttttttttttagcttggAGGCTAAGACTTGGCTCAGAATGCCGGGCACGTCGACTGGCCCACGGTTACATTTATTGCATAAAACCCAGCCAATTTCCATGATAATTTGTAACGAGCGCCGGACCGCCAATGGGGTTATATATACACTATGGGAAGTCCAGCTTAGTCGGTCAATAGCATTTGACAAAGGCGATATGGTATCGATCTCAAGATGTGATGAAAGTCCAGCAATATAATCATATTATGTGGCTTTCTAAGCCTGGGTATCGGTGATGGTAATAGCAACACCCCCGAAGATAGCGATATGTGTGCAGGTTCTAATGCTCCCATGGCTCTTGAATTTCCCAGtacttttcccccttttccccccGGAAAAAACCCCTGTAATTGTACGTgcttatttgcatttttatctGCTTTGTTTTCCGCTTTCTTCCTTATTATTACTTGACACTCGAGCAGCGACGGCAAGTAGTTTTCAGTGGTTTTCAGTTTCACATCGAGGCAGGGGCAACATCTATTTAAAGTTGAGGAGTTGGCTTACATGAAGGCTAAACCTCGACTCCTCGAAATTAAGACCTCGGGGCATCTCACCTGTCAAAGCGAGTGCCGCCAGAACGACCCTGAACTCGGGGACCCTGAAAACCTGGAAGCCCTGAACCCCCGTGGGTTCCCAATCAAAGCAGCCTAATCCCTTATAGAATTTCGCACATAAAAGCTAGCTATGTTAGCCATAAAACGATGGCCATTAAAGCTGTTGTTTCGATCCCGCAGGTTCTACTGCCTTCTGTGCCTCCTGGCCACTTCCATTTCGATGGCCCAGGGTGCCAGCAATTCGGGAGCGGTTTTGGCCAAGGATGTGGCCCACATGCACAAGACCAGGAGGCTGGAGAGGCGATCGGGAGATCTGACGGCCATCAAGCAGCCCAAACAACTGGCCAGAAGCGCTCACGGGCTCAACAAGAAGCTGCTCAGGTGAGTTACCACACTGCGGGAAAATTATATCATAAATCTCACCATTCAACGCGACtttttatgggcttttcttgaGCACTAGCAATTTATGTTCATAAAATCTTTaggtaatttatattattagccTGTGGTTAGTAATAAAGGAGATCTACCAGTATCACAATGTTTTaggataataaaaaataaaaaaaacaataaaattagtagttatattactcataaaaaataaaaagaaatcgctaccattttttaagataataaaaaaaattctaaaaacaataaatctagtaattatgtagtaaaatttgaattttcataatcataattaaaaaaccaatattatgaatataaagaaatatgaAATCAAGCTTgtttaaaatcgttaatttctctaaataggtacaaaaaaattgaattaaattttttttaaatagttgtttcttaaatttatttaaagtaaagactaaagtttaaaatccatccattaaaaaaagttcagTGCTTAAATAATGTAACTTTAATAAAGTCATTACAACATCTTCGTAATTAACCTGTCTTATTAAACGATTACAAAGattaaagaaaaaaggaataatagTAATTCCTGGACATGTGATAAGTAAGACAACCAACATTAGTTACGCATCTTTGAGTTTGGGTATTTAAATTTCAGAGAACCTGAAAATGATAGTTATGTTTTTCTCACTGCCAACCAAGATGGGTGGACGCCTTTTATTTTGGGCTTAATTAAGTCCCGTGTCCAGCTCATCCCCCTTTGTCAGCCATAAATGATGTAGTGAAATATTCATGAAGCTCTTTCCAGACCAGACACTAAGTCCCCCTACTACCAACCTCTATTACACCAACCGAAACTAAGAAGTAAAACCCCCTCCTTATTCCTACAGCCAGATGGGTTTCATGAAGGTGAAGGCGCCCAATAGCCACAACCGGAAGCGACTGGCGGTTGAGTCACGACGCCATTCCTCGCGCGATGATTCACACATGTTCATCATCAAATTGCCGCCAAATATGCACTACTATGCAGGACCCGGTGCGAAGAATTCCGTCTCAAATGAGCAGGAGAAGTCTGCTAAAGGTAAAGTTGGCAACGCACCCAACAAGATGacagtggcagcagcagcaacagcagcaacatcagtgGACACACGAGCAACATCAAGcacgccagcagcaacatctctTGTTGCCGAGGCGTCGGCGTTGAAAGCTAACGGGAAAAAGGTAAACGGGATTCCATTAGGTTACACCATAGACATAAGACATGGCTACAAACTGGCTCTCTCTCACCCAAGAACTCTTTGGATCTGGGGGGTTTGGACCTAGACCGCGATAAACATCGCCGCGCATGCGCATAAAACAAATTGCAAAACAGTCGAAGAcgactaagaagaagaagaagaagaagctgaAGTGGAAGCGAAATGGATTACCCATTTTGTAGAGAAGcaagaacaagaacaagagTAAGAAGGCCAAGAACATGCGACTAGAAGAGGCTATTTTTATGCGTGCTACCCCCAATGACCAAAATGGGTATGATGGACCGTGGCGAACTAACCTATAAATAGGCTTTCCATAGGGTCTGTCCATGGGCGGAACAAAGAAGGGATTCggttgaaaaattaaagtaaattgggtattcaaaaagcattccatattcaaaaagtatggaacaacaaatttattaaaaaaatttaagtgaaAGGAAGCTAAAttaggtattcaaaaagtatgcaacaacaaGTTTgttctaaaaactaaaatgaaTGGATGTTGaatttggtattcaaaaagtatacaacaacaaatttgttttaaaaattaaaataaaagaatgtaAAATGGGGTATTCAAAAGTAAGAAAcaactttgttttaaaaattaaaatgtaagaaagttgggtattcaaaaagcaaGCAACAACTGATTATTCCCGAAAACCTCCCCCCACAACCAAATTCTGGATACGCCACTGGGTCTCCCTGACTATAGGTATCCAATAGTCCAGAGAACTCTAGAACAGGGATCCCATACAGCATTCCGAGCTGTAATACATGGCCTTTGTGGAGCTCGGTCGCTGAATTAATGCAGCAAGTGTCAATGTCAGTGGATGTCGGACAGGCGCAATGGCACGAAAATTATTACGCTCTCACGACTGAAGAGCTTCGGTTGATACTAGTACCCCTAGTACCTGAACCAGAAATTAATATGCAGGCCATTAACCAAGTCCGAgcttcaattaaaaatgcaatttgtttgAGCTGCAGAGGAGTAGAGGTACTATATTCCTGTTTTAGACGCCAACGAAGCACACGGCTGATTTATGGGACGCCAGTCGCAGTCCGCAGTCTACTACCCGTAATGTTGTCTAATCAGTGCGCTTTTTCTCTATATACATATTGCAGGTATCGTTTCCCTTCAGCTCGAATGGAAGGCCTGGTAGGATTTACCACTGGAACCTGCCGGTTCTCAAGGAGGCGCTGGCGAAGAAGCCGCACTTTGCCCATGTCTCGGCGGCGGATCGAAATCGCCTGTTGGACATACAAAGTGTGCCCACCTGGCGCCAGCCCTGGGAAAATGAGACCTCGGAGAAGGGTGGTTTCAGCGGTGGGAAGTCCAAGTACCGCAAATCCCTGAAGCCCAAATCGCCCACGTACTATGCGCCCTCGCAGGCGGTCAGCAAGCAGAGTTTCCACAAGTACTTCGCGGGCAATGGAAAGCCCAAGGGATTCTATGTCATCAAGGAGCACCAGAAGAAGCCGCAGTTCTACCAGAACATCATCTCGTAATCCAGTTGATAGGGGAGCCATCTGATCAAAATACCTTCGAAAGACTGCGGTGCCGGGCgttctattttttaaatacttttaccTTTTCCGTCCAGTTTCCACTTGGAATTCCTTTCCGAGAAAATCTATCTATATAATCTATCTGAGCTCCAATCCAGCAACTGTTTAACAATTGAGTGGGGCGGGCTCAAgtctatttttataaaacggCAATGAATACAATAACAGAGGGGTTGGTTTGGGGAGGTTGTATACCAATCAATCAATGATCAACCATATAAGCACAAAGCAGGTCAATGAAatcgtatttattattaaaagctTTATAGGAGTTTTTATACAACTTTAAagattaaagtttaaaattgaaatttttaaacactCACGAACAAAATTAATCGTATTATATATTGGAACCAATCCCAATTTTAATCagcttaataatttaataatctttAAAAGCTCTGGGTTTGGTTTTAAgtatctttaatatttttcatggACCTTTCTTCAAGTCAttgaacttttaaattaaaattggtatcAAATTGACCTTAAAACATATCGGTTTGATCTGTTAATGTAAAACCTACGAGGGCAATCCTCTGAAAGACCAGCCCTATCTGCATTTAGCTAAGCATCTACGGCAAGCAATAAATTATGGCATATATCAAGCTAGGTTTAAGTGCATGAAcgattttgttttgataaataaatattgactgATTTTAAAGAGTGCAATCCCTTTAAATACCCGTCTGAATCATGAATCAGACAAAGGGCCAAAAAAGGGGGCGGAACTTCTGTCTGCTGCGAGTTTGTTGACTTGGACAAAGGTGAATTGAATTCGGAGAGTCGGAGGAAAAGGTGACTGTCTGGCGAATTTGGCTGCTGTCACGACAGAGACACAAGCTTAAAGAGCGGAACAAAAAACCTGGCagcagaaaaaacaaaaatcgagCTAATTATATAAGAGGCTATCGCTATAAGACCGGGCGTCTTGGGAAGATTTAAGATTGGGCctgaaaaaaatcacaaaaaaagcaaaaacggAAGCGGGGCGAGCGTGCGCATGCGCAGTTTCTCATTCGGCAGATAAAGCCGCAGACAGGGCAAAGGCAGAGATTtagatacatatttataagaCAGCGCCAAGTCGCCAGAAGTAACAGCCGCATAATGACAAAAAATCGGGCAGTCAGACGGCGCACCTCCAAACTGCCGCATAAATAATGTTGTATGTTTTGTTCTTTCCCTCTTGAAttcgcttttcttttcttttttttttggcgactCTGGCGCATAATTGTTTTTTGCAGCTTACGTTTTCCTGATTCTCTGATTCCGATTCCCAGTCTGCTGACTCACGAGCGTTGAACTTTTCACCCGTATCCGTGGCATATTGAGTGCGCGGCTTAAGTAGATTTAATGACTTGTAGTTTCGCGGAGAATGAGACATAAATCACTTTTATGACAAATGGAGGATGGGACCATCTCATTGATTTTTTATGGCCGTCATCAGGGAAAATGAAAGGCTAAGGATGAGAATAAGGCTTCCCAAGATAACCGTTGTGGCAATCAAAAGTCGGATAACATTCGTTTCCCCGATTGTACTATCGTTGCCACTTGTTAACGCCATTTCCGCCTgtcatatcaaaataattatctCAAAGTGTGGCTCTAGCCGAGAGTCCTAGGAACCGATCCAAACTCCATACCCAACCcaaccaaaccgaaccgatCTGACTCTTAAAACAAGACTCGTTTCTATCTGCAACTACTGGACAACTTGATCTGCAGAACAAGTTCTTCACGCAATCTTGATTGCAATTATGTAATTCGAAATTCTTACTAATTAAACTAACATTTCGCCTAATCGTATTTGCATTGCACTCGAAACATAAGCAACATACCATTCGGAAGAATTGTTGGAAAATGATTAGGCgaatatttattacaaatatttcctTTATTTGATAACTTGCAAAGTTCATTAATCAAAATGAGACAACTGTCCTCATCTTGGTCTTTTTGGGCTTAGCTTTCGCAAAGACGATGCCCGAAAATATTGAATTGGAGTTCCTTCCAAGGTTACCGAAGGCAGGTAGATAtgattcttaagaaatcgtatgtattttcctttatttattaaattggcTTATCATTTGCAGAACTTTATTGTGGGTGGGCGATAATATGAccagcaaaatatttgatttttaaacaaattaagtaagctttttgatttaaatgaaGAACTTGTGACAGTAAAGGTTACCTCATTACATCATTACCCGTTTTCTTCTCTGATAAAAACTACGGACATTCAGAGCTTAAAGTtgaattttactttaataagCGGACCAGATAGCGGCCCTAAAAGCTGTGATTTCTCAACAATGTGCCATCTAAGTATTATGTTAGACAAatttcttagttttttttttaatttgcagcGAAGCAACGCTGGCATCACGAATTAGTTCGTTCTAGTCAAGAAATTTTAGATATATATGGCATGGTTTAGGCACTAGGTTATCCAAAATGAATCTGGTAATCCTCTTTCTGGCCATCTTAGGCGGAGCTTTCGCTGAACAGGATGTGAGATTCGGTAGAACTTTAGCTCCAGCTCCATGGTTCTGGAGTAttcgaaattaaaacaagagagaacgctatagtcgagtgccccgactatcagatacccgttactcagctagcatggcgagggagatggagatatgaaACTTTGATtgtgcataactttttaatgaacggtccgatttgaaaaatgtcttctaaatttcaataggtattaataaacactattgcatttatacatttttaaaatcttaaaagatgtGGCCACTAGacgcattttaaaatcgtttatggCGATTGTGGgggttagagggggcgtggccctcaAGTGAagcaaacttgcgctgcgtaggaagcccaagaatatgtgtgggtaatcttaactttctagcttttatagttttcgagatctgagcgttcatacggacaggcggacatggctaaatcgactcgGCTAAGGATCCTGATCAGgaatgtatatactttattgggtaggaaacgctttcttctaatataatatacccttttatctgcgagtaacgggtataaaaattaagaacttGAAGGTACCTAAAACCAATATTTGTAAGCAACCTTTACTATAACCTAAGTTTTGTGATTATGCAACCAAGCCTTTTAAGTATGACAACTTGCTTGAATTATGAATAATTTCAAGTGATTCAATCGTGAATTACTTGAACCTTGCATCGCAAATTAATTCGTGCCACTGAAAATTTGTATGAATCGTATATAAGGCAATAGTTTAGGCacttgtttattaaaaatggatCTGGCAATCCTCTTCCTGGCCATCCTAGGCGGAGCTACCGCTGCAGCCAACGACAACGATCCGTTCTTTATTAGACCTCGCCCACCCCACTTGAAAAATAGTGAACTAGCGAAACCAGCTATCGGAAACCTTATACATGAACCGTTGTTTAAAGTGGATCCACGGCTCAATAGACCTTGGCCTTCCAAAATAGTGAAGCCAGCAATCGGAAGACTTGGAAATAGTTTTGATCCGTTCCATAGACCTCTCCCACCCCACTTGGCCATACAAAATAGTGAACTAGCGAAACCAGCAATCGGTAGATTTGGAAACAGTAATGATCCGTTCTTTATTAGACCTCGCCCACCCCACTTGAAAAATAGTGAACTAGCGAAACCAGCTATCGGAAACCTTATACATGAACCGTTGTTTAAAGTGGATCCACGGCTCAATAGACCTTGGCCTTCCAAAATAGTGAAGCCAGCAATCGGAAGACTTGGAAATAGTTTTGATCCGTTCCATAGACCTCTCCCACCCCACTTGGCCACACAAAATAGTGAACTAGCGAAACCAGCAATGGATCCAAGGTTCAATATACCTGGGCCTTCCGAAATGGTGAAGCCAGCAATCGGAAGACTTGGAAATAGTTTTGATCCGTTCCATAGACCCCTCCCACCccaattaaaaaacaacaaaagctaaAGAAAGAATAAAGAATAAAGATCTTCAAGCTAcctaaaaccaaatttttaatcaaacattgttatatttttgtgaTTACGCCAGAATGTGTTTTTCAGTATAACAActttgttgatttatttataatttcattaGCTCCAAAATGAAACTGGTTGTCGTCTTCCTGGCCATTTTGTGCGAAGCTTCCTTTAATTTGGGTACAGGATTTTGTAAAGCCCTGGTGGTGTTTTCTCTCAATTTAATCCAAGGTTTACTAGCTGGGGCTTtaagaaagaagtaataaataaattgcaaaagcaacaaattcaattcaaGTATGACAAAcatgatttattatttctaatttCAAGCGAATCTGCCGATGCCATTACGAATTACTGAAAAAGTTTTAGATATATAAGGCATGGTTTAGCCACTTGGTTGTCCAAAATGAATCTGATAATCCTTTTCCTGGGCATCTTAGGCGGAGCTACCGCTGCACAGGATAGAATATTCGGTGAACCTTACCCTTCCGATATACAGGATCCGTTGTTAGGTAGACATCCCCCTGCCGATATAATGCATCCATGGTTTTAGTGAATGGTCCGATCTGAAAAATGTATAGGCACTATGAATATGAAGCCCCATTTTAAATTCGCTTAAGgctattgtgggcgttaggggCGCGTGGCTCCTTGATGAAACTTGTGAAGGAACCCAAGGAATCTGCATTTTTagtcccaactttctagcttgtatagtttccgagatctcagcgttcatacggatggacagacggatcaagaatatatatactttttagggttgcaaacgcttccttctacctgttactgttacgagtaacgggtataaaaattaacaacttAAAGGTacctaaaaccaaaaattctAAGCAAGCTTTATTATAACCTAAGTTTTGTGATTACGCAACTAAGTGCCCTTTAAGTATGACAACTTGGTTGATTTGTTAATAATTTCAAGTGAAAAAAACGTAGGCATCGCGAACTAGTTCGTTCCACTAAATAATtgaaagatatatatataaggaAATGGTTCAGCCACTTGTTTAGCAAAAATGAAACTGGTAATCCTCTTCCTGGCCATCTTGGGTGGAGCTTCCGCTTCCATTATAACTCGCCCTCCCGGTAGAATAATTGCCACTCCCAAACTTCCACGAGATAGAATCTGGAAgttttaacattaaaaaaatacaaaaacatcaaaggcaaaacaaaaagccaaatttgtaagaaaacattgttataaattaaatgttgtgaTTACGCAACAGTTTGCCTTTCAAGTATAAAAACattgttgatttatttatagtttcaTAACGAATTAATTCGTTCTAAAAGTTTTCGAAAAATAAGGCCTCATTTAGAAAATTGGTTGTCAGAAATAAAACTGATCGGATTCACTACTTAGAAACTGTCACTTTCGTGTTTAGCAATTAGACCTCCCATCGAAACCACGACTTATAAACTGGCACTGTGCTGTTTACCAAAGTCAACAAATAATCTTCAACCTTAAATCcactttttttaagaaaactttctTATAAATTACGTTTTATGATTACGCAACAATGTGCCTTTCATGTGTGACAAACATGCCACTACGAATTAGTTCGTTCTACTGAAAAAGTTCTTGATATATAAGGTGCCATTTAGCCATTTGGATATCAGAAATGAAACTGGTAATCATCTTCCTGGCCATCTTGGGCGGAGCTTTCGCTCAATTGGATACTCAGAGGGACGGTTGGATCGACAAGAACGGAAAACGTAGGCCATTGGTTCTgtgaatttaagaaaaaatggaTTGGATTATGGttcgaaaatataaataaataaactgtaAAAGCAACAAAATCTAAGAACTTCAAGGTACCTCTAACTTAAGTTTTGTGACAACGCAACAATGCGCATTCCAAGTGTGACAAACAGATTTGTGTATAATTCCAAGCGAATCAGCCGATGCTATTACGAATTAGTTCGTTCTACTGAAAAAGTTATAGATATATAAGGTGTCAATTAGCCATTTGGATATCAGAAATGAAATTGGCAATCCTCTTCCTGGCCATCTTGTGCGGAGCTTTCGCTCAGTTGGAGAATTGGGGTTGGGGCGGTTGGATCAACAAGAACGGAACACTTGAGCCATTGGAATCAATTGATTAGACATTGGATCCACCAAAACGGATCACTTAAATTATgggttgaaaataaa
This portion of the Drosophila takahashii strain IR98-3 E-12201 chromosome 3R, DtakHiC1v2, whole genome shotgun sequence genome encodes:
- the LOC108065924 gene encoding uncharacterized protein is translated as MAQGASNSGAVLAKDVAHMHKTRRLERRSGDLTAIKQPKQLARSAHGLNKKLLSQMGFMKVKAPNSHNRKRLAVESRRHSSRDDSHMFIIKLPPNMHYYAGPGAKNSVSNEQEKSAKGKVGNAPNKMTVAAAATAATSVDTRATSSTPAATSLVAEASALKANGKKVSFPFSSNGRPGRIYHWNLPVLKEALAKKPHFAHVSAADRNRLLDIQSVPTWRQPWENETSEKGGFSGGKSKYRKSLKPKSPTYYAPSQAVSKQSFHKYFAGNGKPKGFYVIKEHQKKPQFYQNIIS
- the LOC108065901 gene encoding uncharacterized protein, yielding MRFDLKELLLVSMSMSPKGVIRRHKRFKCGKVSYLVHYELQKGKLIIRKVKRVRGTSSFNIRLQKRRRFLQRMWYRGSGLITREDGFTQTQKVPHNSIAVGSEFLQLESSASQTPHQEWTSSQVDTSDLICIISREQQTLNPIQQFASAAVGTEIELDSTASQTLIQEWISSQVDTSDLIQFISRDQQTFNPGQQSLGSQTEKQTMQSRFTQSHFSFKSTASQTKLNTASLSTQTELHCTNVAVLTEIDSQEAETQTYDDEEELIKPHLAALYLIHDSIRNQNDLIHNEVLNSVNQLVDLILLEAKKRRVEKDLPREASLEPLTPVPPNQIGDNAAKEKLPPEAENKELHLNSDLQFRIKRIRSKAMMLATGPSRNSTMKCRRCGLQMHMHRKRNRVTSENKATQTEVKETKGSLEMATQTKKERARWTLRRS